A stretch of DNA from Eschrichtius robustus isolate mEscRob2 chromosome 12, mEscRob2.pri, whole genome shotgun sequence:
tgccaccgccgccgccgctgctgctgcgGGATCCAGCCAGGGCCGTCGCCGCCGCCACCGGGACGCGACCCCACAATGCATTTCTTTTCGCACCCCCACCGGCCCACACTGCCCTGCGGCATGCCGCTGGGGGAGGAAGGGCGGGCGAGCAGCCCAAGACATGATTCCTGGCTGAGTGTAGGGATACCGAAGAGGTACCAGGGATTCCCAAGGATTGATCGTTGGACTAGCTGAGCACGAGGAAGCCCCAGAGAAAAAGTCTCTGGCCTTAACCGGGTCGAATTAAGCGCTTCGCTCTGCGCTGTAGCAAAATGACAGCGCCGATATGGCAGCCATCTTGGTATAGACGGGAAGTCTATGCGCTGGTTCCCGCCTCCTCGTCTGGTTGGAAACGGAGGAGGCGGTCTCCTCCCGCCTGTTAGCCCGCCTAGCCCAGTGTCCCCTCAAATAACCTCCACACCCGCGCATGCGCGCCAGGGCTAGAGGGCTTCACTACTGCCGGAGTGCCGCCATATTGGTGAAGGTACTGGGACCGAGGTTGAACGGAACTCCCTGTTCTCGCGGGAGCTAGAGGCGGGACTGCCACGTCCGAGCAAACCGGGAAAGGAGAGGATTCCGGAGCCGGTGAGAATTCCCTGTTTTTCCCTACCGTCCTTTTCAGGCCTTTTTCTTCATTTAGTGGGTCATAGAGACGAGGGCGCAGAGAGTCCGTATAGTGGAGGATCAAAGCCTAGAGCGGTGTCCCGGGGGCCCTGCATCAGGGATGGGGTTCCGGATAAAGAAAACGAGTCTTGGGAACAATGTGGGTGGGGACAGGATGGAATGGGGAAGCAGCCCATAGAAGTGGACGGAGGGCGCGAACGGAGTAGAGCGGACCCCTCATAGGTATAGAGTTGAGGGTCAAGTGGAGTCACTATCTCTGTCCCTCTGGTCAGCGTGATGGCCAGAGGCCTGGGGGCCCCCCACTGGGTGGCCGTGGGACTGCTGATCTGGGCGGCCTTGGGGCTGCTAGTGGCCGGACACGGGGGTCATGGCGACCTGTACGAAGACCTGCACGAGGACTTCCAGGGCCACAGCCACAGGCACTCACATGAGGATTTCCACCATGGACACAGCCATGCCCCTGGCCACACTCACGAGAGCATCTGGCATGGGCATACCCACGGTCACGACCATGGACATTCACATGAGGATTTGCACCATGGCCATAGTCATAGCCACTCTCATGAGAGCCTCTACCACCAAGGACATGGACATGATCATGAGCACAGCCATGGAATCTATGAGGAGTCTGGGGCTCCAGGCATCAAGCAGGACCTGGACACTGTCACTCTCTGGGCCTATGTGAGTCCCCCAGGGATGGGGCAGAGGGGAGCTGGTTCGGGATTGTTGGGAAACCCCACACCACTTGACCCCTGACTCTCCCTCACCAGGCACTGGGGGCCACAGTGCTGATCtctgcagctccatttttcgtccTCTTCCTTATCCCCGTGGAGTCAAACTCCCCTCGGCACCGCTCTCTGCTCCAGATCTTGCTGAGTTTTGCTTCAGGTGGGCTCTTGGGAGATGCCTTCCTGCACCTCATCCCTCATGCTCTGGGTAAGTAATCTCTAGCTTTTACCTCAAATCTTAATGTATTTCATGCTTTGGACAAGTGGGTTCTTTCCCCTTTGTGATCCCTGACCTTCCAATATTCTCCCAAATACACACCCCTTGGGTGGGGTATTTCCTCATCTGGCTTTGTCTCCCCCTTCCTCCAGAACCTCATTCTCACCACCCTCTGGAGCAGCCTGGACATGGACATTCCCACAGTGGTGAGGAAGGGGCAGGTGAAGACGTGGGGTTGGGGTGCTGGGGAAGGTCTATCCCTCCCTATTCTTCTCTTGTGCTTGGGGAGGAAGAGTCTGAAATCCAAATCTCCTTTAATGTCTCAATGTATCCATTCCTAGGCCAGGGCCCCATTCTGTCTGTGGGACTGTGGGTCCTCAGTGGAATTGTCGCCTTTCTCGTGGTGGAGAAATTTGTGAGACATGTGAAAGGAGGACATGGACACGGACATGGACACGCTCACAGTCATACACATGGAAGACAGGGTGAGCCCAGGAACAACTTTCCTGAAAGCCACCTTGCCATCTCTGAATCTCCTCATTTTATGGTTCTTAGGTGGGAGAAGACTACCCTTATGAGGACATACTGGCAAATTTCTGTTCTCCACTCTTACCAACTCCTTTCTTCCCTCAGAGCGTCCTTCAAAGGAGAAACAGAgctcagaggaagaagaaaaggaagcaggGGGGTCGAGGAAGAGCAGAGGAGGGAGCACAAGGCCCAAAGACAGGCCAGTGAAACCTCAGAACTCTGAAGAGGAAAAAGCAGGTTCAGGTGAGGACCAGGGTTGCATATGCTTGGGCAAGGGGCATCATCATGAATCACATGGAACAGCACTGTGGGTGATGGCAGGCGTCTGGAAAATACTGGGGCTGGATGTGAAGTGGTCTCTGGGGGGCTGATCAGGGCTGAGACTAGGGGTGATGAATACCTCTAATTGTttcatcttccttttctcctgTAAAAGACCTACGTGTATCAGGGTACCTGAATCTGGCTGCTGACCTGGCACACAACTTCACAGATGGTCTGGCCATTGGTGCTTCATTTCGAGGGGGTCGGGGACTGGGGATCCTGACCACAATGACTGTTCTGCTACATGAAGTGCCCCATGAAGTTGGGGACTTTGCCATCTTGGTCCAGTCTGGCTGCAGCAAAAAGCAGGTTGGTGATGGTGTGCACCAAACATGGTTGCCTCAAGCCCTTTATCCCCCGCTAACCCACCCCAAACCCAGACTGCCACCCATTAGTTCCAAACAAGTTGtactacaggcatacctcgttttattgtgctcCTTTATTACACTTAGCAGATattgcgttttttacaaatttgTAGCAACCCTGCTTGAGCAAGTCTATGGataccattttcccaacagcatttgtttacttcatgtctctgtgtcacagttTGGTAATTCTTGAAACATTTCAAACTTCGTTATTATCATATTTGTTATGTTGATCtgcgatcagtgatctttgatgttactatagGAAAAAGATTCCAACTTGTTGAAGGCTTACGTGATGGTTAGCGTTTTTTATCAGAGTATTTTTTAACTAAGCTACGTACATTGTAggcataatgctactgcacacttacaGGATAGTGTAAATATGctcattgggaaaccaaaaaactcatgtgacttgctttattgtgatggcCTGGGACTGAACtcacaatatctccgaggtatgcctgtattgttGACAACGGATCCTCTAGAAACGAGGGGGAAGAAGTTCTGTTTCTTTGTCTTGTAGCTCAGTAGTTCTTGAACTGTGGTCCATAAGCCATCTGAATGTTTTATGGGTGTCTTTCACACCATGCCCCTGACCCTGACCTATTGGGTCAGAAGGTCTGTGGAAAGGACCTCTTTGATCTAAGATTTTTCAGTGTCTATTCTAGATCCCCCTCTTTTTGCTTTACTATTTAGTTTCTAAAGACATGCATCCTATCCATGTACACTTATACCCCTCCAGCCACGTCTAAACCACTGATAACCTTTAGATGTTGGTGAgtgcctctctcttctcttttctgcccACCAGGCGATGCGTCTACAACTACTGACAGCAATAGGGGCACTGGCAGGCACAGCCTGTGCCCTCCTAACTGAAGGAGGGGCAGTGGGCAGTGAAGTTGCAGGTGGCACAGGTCCTGGCTGGGTTCTGCCATTCACTGCAGGTGGCTTTATCTACGTAGCAACGGTGTCAGTGTTGCCTGAGCTGTTGAGGGAGGCATCACCATTGCAATCACTTCTGGAGGTGCTGGGGCTGCTGGGGGGAGTTGTCATGATGGTGCTGATTGCCCACCTTGAGTGAGAGGTGGGGTAaaccagccccaccccagccccaaacCTCTAGCCTCTAAGCCCTCCAGGTCAGGGGTCTGTGGAAGTTGGGGGCCCTGGCCTGGGACATCTGCCAAAGGAGGGAGTTGTATCCTAGGGAGGTGGCGACTTTGGCTTGAAAGCTATCAACATTTGGCAGTCTTACAGGGGCTGCAGAGGTGAGAATGACAGCCCAGAGGGACCATAGTGTTGGGCATGAGCTGACCATGTTGTTGGGTTTGGGGGCTAAGTGGGGCCATGAAGAAGGCTGGAAGAGAGAGGAGTCATGGCAGCCTACCCCATATCCCCCACCCCACCTATTCACAGAGGACCAAGCTGCCACACACTGGCTTCTCCAGGGtccacctccctctctcccacctgtTGGTGGAAACTCCAGGGAAGACCAGAGCCCTGAAGTGGGTAGCAGAAGTCGGGGATAAACGTCAATCGTGTGTCCTGATTTGGGAGtgattgggggggaggggggctagTTGCTACTCTCATGgcctgattttttttgtttgtattctttTATATCACTGTTTGAATGGAGGAGGAGGGGTGATGACCGGAAATAAAGTCCTTGGATCTTCCGCTCCACGCGCAGTCTTTGTCTTTTTGGGGGGAATGGGGGCCCCTCTTCTCCCGGCTCCACTGGCCCCCCAAGCTTTGGTGTCTGGCCACGCCCCCGCGGTTGGAGGTCCGCCTGCCGGGGTGGCCGCCAGTGGCCTAACGCTGGCGGGTCTTCGATTGGTCCGGCTTCGCTCTCGCCGCGCCTCCTCTGCGCTCGGATTGGCTCAGTGCTGGGGGGCCCGCCCACTCGCCACCCGCCATGGCGTCTGAGCTCCGGCTCCGCTTCGCGCTGGCCCTGGTCACAGGTTGCGGGCGGGGGGGGTCCTTTCCCAGGGCGGGTTGGTGTGCTAGAGTGACGTCGGGGCGCGCCCTCGGAC
This window harbors:
- the SLC39A7 gene encoding zinc transporter SLC39A7: MARGLGAPHWVAVGLLIWAALGLLVAGHGGHGDLYEDLHEDFQGHSHRHSHEDFHHGHSHAPGHTHESIWHGHTHGHDHGHSHEDLHHGHSHSHSHESLYHQGHGHDHEHSHGIYEESGAPGIKQDLDTVTLWAYALGATVLISAAPFFVLFLIPVESNSPRHRSLLQILLSFASGGLLGDAFLHLIPHALEPHSHHPLEQPGHGHSHSGQGPILSVGLWVLSGIVAFLVVEKFVRHVKGGHGHGHGHAHSHTHGRQERPSKEKQSSEEEEKEAGGSRKSRGGSTRPKDRPVKPQNSEEEKAGSDLRVSGYLNLAADLAHNFTDGLAIGASFRGGRGLGILTTMTVLLHEVPHEVGDFAILVQSGCSKKQAMRLQLLTAIGALAGTACALLTEGGAVGSEVAGGTGPGWVLPFTAGGFIYVATVSVLPELLREASPLQSLLEVLGLLGGVVMMVLIAHLE